DNA sequence from the Brachybacterium sp. P6-10-X1 genome:
CGTGGCCGGTCTTCTGGTGCTCGGTCGGTGGGCGGAGCCGACGAAGACCGGCGTGCTCACGGCGGCGATCGCCGGGACGTCGCTGACCCTCCTGACCTCCATCGCCGGCCCGGGGCCGATGCTGATCACCTGCGTCCTCGCCGGCGTGCTGGGCACGATCGCCGGTGGTCTCCTGGAGGGTCGCTCAGCTCGTCGCGGCGACCTCGAAGCCCGCGGGGGCGAGGCGTGAGAGCTCCTCGCGCAGCAGGGCGCCGATCTCGGCGCGGCGCCGCTCGTCCATCCGCTCGATCGGCCCGGTGACGCTGACCGAGACCGAGCGCCCCCCGGGGCGCACCAGGGCCACGCCCACGCAGGCGATGCCGGCCTCGTTCTCCTCGATCTCCATCGACCAGCCGCGCTCTGCGGTCCGGTCGACGACTTCCGCGAGGTGGTCGAGGGAGATGACCGCTCCCGGCTCGGCCGCCGAGGACCTGGTGGCGCGGGCGTACGCGTCGAGCGCCGGACCGCGGACCCCGTCGGCCGCGAGCAGGGCCCGGCCCATGGCGGTGCGCGCCGCGGGGGCCCGCTTGCCGATGCTGGACCACACGCGCAGGGTGCGCTCGGGCTCGACCTTGTCGAGGTAGAGGACGTGGGGGCCGTCCATCTGCCCCAGGTGGACCAGCTCCTGGGTGCGTTGGGAGACGCTCGCCAGCCCCGGGGCGAACAGCACCGGCAGATTCTCGCCGTCCCCGAACGAATGACCCAGCTCGAGCGCGGCGGTACCGAGCCGGTAATGCTGATCGCCCGGGGACTGGTCCGCGAAACCGCGGTGCATGAGTGCCCGCAGCAGGCGGTGGACCGACGCCTTGTTGAAGCCGCTGGCCGCGGCGATGTCCCGCAGGGTCGTCCCGTCGGGTCCCGCCGACGCGAGGATCTCGAGGAGGACCAGGGCTTTGTCGACGCTGCCGACGGGGGAGGCATCAGGAGGTGGCGTGGTGGTCATGGGTCCCTTCTCTCCGGGAGGTTGCGCGACAGGTTGCGAGCCGGGTGCGGGAACCCGAGGAGTCAGCGCATTGCCGGGCACTCCTGTACAGTCTATGCTTGTCGCGCATAACAAAACTAGAGTTTTGGCATGCGAAACGCAAGGGATTCGGTCCGGCGGTGGCACATTGAGGCGGCGTCGCCACGGATCGGAAGCAGGCTCTCGCCCTGCTCGCCTCCGGCCGTCGGGCCGCATGACCCCTTGGCCGGGGATCGAGGAGTGAGTCGATTCGGTCGGCGCGATCGCCCCTGAGGGCGTCTCGAGCCGTTCGACTGCCGCTCCTTCCCACGGAGACAGGTTCCCCGCCCGCGGGGGAGAAGCATCGACACGGGACGCCGCCGACGGCGATCCGACGAGGAGACACGATGAAGTGCAAGGCCTTGCTGAGCGGCGTCCTCGCTCTGGCGCTGACGTCGCTCACCGCCTGCGCCCAGTTCACCCCCATCGACGAGAGCGCGCTCGGTGACGAGGGCTCGGGGATCGAGGCCGAGACGGTCTATCGCGTAGCGTTCAACCAGCCCGAGACGCATCCGCAGTACGTGGCGCTCTCCCACCTGGGGGAGCGGATGAGCGAGGCGACGGGCGGCGCCTGTGCGCTCGAGGTGTTCCCGAACGAGTCGCTCGGGCCCCAGGCGGACACGATCGAGCTCGTCCAGGCCGGGAGCGTCGACTTCGCGATGGTCGCAGGTTCCCTGATGGAGAACTTCAACTCGGACTTCGTCGTCTTCAACCTGCCGTATGTGTTCGACTCCAAGGAGCACCAGCGCAGGGTGCTCGACGACCCGGAGATCACGGGTGAGCTGTTCAGCTCCCTGGAGAACAAGAACATCTCCGTGATCGCCGGATTCCACGGCGGTATCCGCAACGTTTACAACTCCGTGAAGCCCATCGAGACCCCGGAGGATCTCGCGGGAATGAAGATCCGTGTGATCGGGTCCGACACCAACATCGCCATGATGGAGCTGATGGGCGGGTCGGGCGCCCCGATGGGACAGGGCGAGGTGTACACCGCGATCCAGTCGGGGATCCTGGAGGGCGGCGAGAACAACGAGTCGATCTACGCGAACCTCTCGCACGACGAGGTCGCGCCGTACTACTCCTACACGCAGCACCTGATGTTCCCCGACTACCTCATCTCCAACCCCACCACCCTCGATCGGATGGCCCCGGAGTGCCGCGAGTTCCTCGAGGAGGACATCGCCAACGCCACCGCCGAGGAGGGCGAGCTCTGGACGGAAGAGGTCGAGCGCTCGCACGAGATGGCCGTGGAAGCGGGTGCCCAGTTCAACGAGGTGGACATCGACGCCTTCCGCGAGGCTGTCCAGCCGCTCGTCGACGAGAGCCTGGACAGCCCCGTCACGCGCAACCTCTACGACGACGTGCGCGCAGCCGCCGAGTGAGCCGGAAGGGAATCATCACATGAACAAGATCAAAGGAGGGCTCGACCGAGCTCTCGAATGGACATGCTTCGGGCTCTTCGTCGCTCTCGTGGCCACTGTCGCCTGGCAGGTCTTCTCCCGGCAGCTCCTCAACAACCCCAGCGGCTGGTCGGAGGTGCTCGCCAAGTACATCTTCGTCTGGCTCGGCCTGTTCGGGGCGGCGCTGGTGTTCGGCGAGCGCGGGCACATCGCCGTCGACTTCCTCGTGAGGAAGCTGCCGGGGACCCCGCAGAAGGCGATGGGCATGCTCACCCACCTGCTCGTCCTCGCCTTCACCGCACTGGTGCTGGTGTACGGAGGCTTCGCCATCTCCGAGCTCGCGTGGGAGCAGACGATCCCCGCTCTTCCGGTGAACGCCGGGCACATGTACCTGGCCATCCCGGTGTCCGGGATCCTGACGCTTTTCTACTGCGTCCACCACCTCATCGCCATCGGCACCGGCCGGCAGGCGCCCGTCGAGGCCGACCAGGCAGAAGCCCTCTAGGAGTCACTGTGGACATCAGCACCCTCATCGGACTCATCCTCCTCGTCGGGATCTTCCTCCTGCTCGCGATCGGTCTCCCGATCGCCGTCGCCGTCGCCATCCCCTCGGCGGTCGCCGCGGTCGTCGCAATCGGCTTCGACAACGCCATGCTCACC
Encoded proteins:
- a CDS encoding IclR family transcriptional regulator, which produces MTTTPPPDASPVGSVDKALVLLEILASAGPDGTTLRDIAAASGFNKASVHRLLRALMHRGFADQSPGDQHYRLGTAALELGHSFGDGENLPVLFAPGLASVSQRTQELVHLGQMDGPHVLYLDKVEPERTLRVWSSIGKRAPAARTAMGRALLAADGVRGPALDAYARATRSSAAEPGAVISLDHLAEVVDRTAERGWSMEIEENEAGIACVGVALVRPGGRSVSVSVTGPIERMDERRRAEIGALLREELSRLAPAGFEVAATS
- a CDS encoding TRAP transporter small permease, with translation MNKIKGGLDRALEWTCFGLFVALVATVAWQVFSRQLLNNPSGWSEVLAKYIFVWLGLFGAALVFGERGHIAVDFLVRKLPGTPQKAMGMLTHLLVLAFTALVLVYGGFAISELAWEQTIPALPVNAGHMYLAIPVSGILTLFYCVHHLIAIGTGRQAPVEADQAEAL
- a CDS encoding TRAP transporter substrate-binding protein; translation: MKCKALLSGVLALALTSLTACAQFTPIDESALGDEGSGIEAETVYRVAFNQPETHPQYVALSHLGERMSEATGGACALEVFPNESLGPQADTIELVQAGSVDFAMVAGSLMENFNSDFVVFNLPYVFDSKEHQRRVLDDPEITGELFSSLENKNISVIAGFHGGIRNVYNSVKPIETPEDLAGMKIRVIGSDTNIAMMELMGGSGAPMGQGEVYTAIQSGILEGGENNESIYANLSHDEVAPYYSYTQHLMFPDYLISNPTTLDRMAPECREFLEEDIANATAEEGELWTEEVERSHEMAVEAGAQFNEVDIDAFREAVQPLVDESLDSPVTRNLYDDVRAAAE